The Ooceraea biroi isolate clonal line C1 chromosome 1, Obir_v5.4, whole genome shotgun sequence genome has a window encoding:
- the LOC105288143 gene encoding uncharacterized protein LOC105288143, whose amino-acid sequence MDDEILNALNNDSELPDDVQQKLAKIIEKYQQLSDEDKEEFKKGAFDVLTKTLTKLPGSSILPTWLAPYESFLLFFFAVSIVFFLLAVIARNLYLRVKNREERREKKKNLKEQKATNKKKKKTN is encoded by the exons ATGGATGACGAGATTTTAAACGCGTTGAACAATGACAGCGAGCTGCCGGACGATGTGCAACAGAAATTGGCGAAGATCATCGAGAAGTATCAACAGCTGAGCGACGAAGACAAGGAGGAGTTCAAAAAGGGCGCTTTTGACGTGCTGACGAAGACCCTGACTAAGTTACCCGGCAGCTCAATTCTGCCCACGTGGCTCGCACCATATGAatcttttcttctattttttttcgcgGTGTCGATTGTGTTTTTCCTGCTCG CTGTGATTGCCCGCAATTTATACCTACGCGTAAAGAACCGAGAAGAACggcgagagaagaagaaaaatcttAAGGAACAAAAAgcgacaaataaaaagaagaagaaaacaaattaA
- the LOC105288141 gene encoding glutamyl-tRNA(Gln) amidotransferase subunit A, mitochondrial, which yields MNKLLSTSIKEVSQKIYDGAVRPSEICRASIKLTSLVKPLNAYITVTSDVAGKQASDADARQRQNSLLGQLDGIPIAIKDNYCVKEKPTTCASRMLANFSPAYDATVYERLRKQGVVLMGKTNLDEFAMGSGTVDSFYGPTKNLWGSEMLSEFYSCERDGPSVTTWQPHERDAWRIAGGSSGGSAVAVATGTCYAALGSDTGGSTRNPASYCGLIGLKPTYGLVSRYGLIPLLNSMDVPGILARTVDDSILILNAIAGTDPADPTTVQREYTPINLPETINVSNLRIGIPKEYGVQGISEEIQACWQEVSRHLEEAGASVVPVSLPHTDYSIVCYSVLNRCDVASNLACYDGIEYGHRADEWSSAHEMYKKTRSEGFNDVVKGRILVGNYFLLAENYQEYYVKAMKIRRLITQDFDVLWNNNIDLLLTPTTLTEAPIYNEFTQLDNQTQCLIQDHCTQPANMAGLPAINVPIKLSRKGLPLSLQLIAPLFHEQRLLTVAKWIEQTMRFPRLELKNSCLLE from the exons ATGAACAAGTTGTTGTCTACATCGATTAAGGAAGTCAGTCAGAAGATTTACGATGGTGCGGTGCGACCATCCGAGATTTGTAGAGCTTCCATTAAGTTAACTTCACTCGTCAAGCCTTTAAATGCGTATATTACTGTGACAAGCGACGTTGCGGGTAAACAGGCTAGCGATGCCGATGCGAGGCAACGGCAAAATTCTTTGCTGGGACAACTTGACGGCATTCCAATCgctataaaagataattattgtgTCAAGGAGAAACCTACGACTTGTGCCTCTCGGATGTTAGCCAATTTTTCGCCCGCTTACGATGCCACGGTCTACGAGAGGCTCAGGAAGCAGGGAGTTGTCTTGATGGGTAAGACTAATCTCGACGAGTTCGCCATGGGCTCGGGCACCGTGGACTCCTTTTACGGACCAACAAAGAATTTATGGGGCTCGGAGATGTTGTCAGAGTTTTATTCCTGTGAGCGCGACGGTCCATCGGTAACCACATGGCAGCCGCATGAAAGAGATGCATGGCGCATAGCAG GTGGCAGTAGTGGAGGTTCCGCAGTTGCAGTAGCTACAGGTACCTGTTACGCGGCGTTGGGCTCCGATACTGGTGGTTCTACTCGCAACCCTGCATCTTATTGCGGTCTAATCGGTCTGAAACCGACTTACGGTTTGGTGTCGCGTTACGGTCTTATCCCTCTGCTGAATTCCATGGATGTGCCTGGTATTCTCGCGAGGACAGTAGACGACAGCATATTAATCTTGAACGCTATCGCCGGTACCGACCCCGCAGATCCGACTACTGTGCAACGAGAGTATACTCCAATCAACTTGCCCGAAACGATCAATGTTAGCAATCTCAGGATTGGCATACCAAAAGAATACGGAGTGCAGGGTATAAGCGAGGAGATTCAGGCGTGTTGGCAAGAGGTCTCTCGTCATTTAGAAGAAGCTGGAGCCAGCGTTGTCCCAGTGTCACTACCTCACACAGATTACTCTATAGTATGTTATTCGGTTCTGAATCGATGCGACGTAGCAAGCAATTTGGCTTGTTACGACGGCATAGAATACGGTCACCGAGCCGACGAGTGGAGCTCGGCTCACGAAATGTATAAGAAAACTAGATCAGAAGGCTTCAACGATGTCGTCAAGGGTCGCATACTAGTCGGAAATTATTTCCTCTTGGCGGAGAATTACCAGGAGTATTATGTCAAGGCGATGAAGATACGCAGATTAATTACGCAGGATTTTGACGTTCTATGGAACAATAATATAGATCTTTTACTCACCCCGACGACGTTAACTGAAGCTCCTATATACAATGAATTCACGCAGTTAGATAACCAGACGCAATGCTTGATTCAGGATCATTGTACACAACCCGCGAACATGGCAGGTTTGCCCGCGATCAATGTACCGATTAAGCTCTCTCGCAAAGGGTTACCCTTGTCCTTGCAATTAATAGCACCGCTCTTTCACGAGCAAAGGCTGCTTACCGTGGCAAAGTGGATCGAACAGACGATGCGATTTCCAAGACTcgaattgaaaaattcatgttTGCTCGAATAA
- the LOC113563602 gene encoding uncharacterized protein LOC113563602 produces MSRKPNGKHRRHTMREKFSSTPLHNVPLKQFNISLSRIDTGSSSNEDIRNWKLQQQSQISEKQKKSSKTNKKTIKRNKRVISQSKVTEWVTESEESINEFLSSQESKSDGASMCINLFESSRTPEKTRDAPIRFEEILQKSPIIQSSKRSRSVSKEIIIRQDQLLPVHVPSADQRNCLDTDEDELVFHHETNLKTYSSAHKRKRSLGTLELKFGDYMYPVQGSTLISDQLWNQFIEKHYGKSSHYWAPLSSPKPVFKKIEIPPTPIPRSKDSRKCCSSRRKSEHKIQLKKGGQIRKRSKVKRKKEMLILPSARRQKGDTDVYDQSDETDIEFETSGKGNKHMSLSEFCHKQNGNKVPNIISLTSSESDAE; encoded by the exons atgTCACGAAAACCTAATGGAAAGCACCGTAGACATACTATGAGAGAGAAATTCTCAAGTACACCACTTCACAATGTAcctttaaaacaatttaacatATCATTATCTAGGATTGATACAGGTTCTTCATCAAACGAAGATATACGTAATTGGAAATTACAGCAACAGTCACAGATTTCag AGAAGCAAAAGAAAAGCTCAAAAACAAAtaagaaaacgataaaaaggaATAAGCGAGTTATATCTCAATCGAAAGTCACTGAATGGGTAACCGAATCGGAAGAATCCATCAATGAATTTTTAAGTTCACAAGAATCCAAATCCGATGGTGCTTCGAtgtgcattaatttatttgaaagcTCGCGTACTCCGGAAAAAACTCGAGATGCACCGATCAGGTTCGAAGAAATTCTACAGAAATCACCGATTATACAGTCCTCTAAAAGATCGCGTTCAGTTTCAAAAGAGATTATCATACGACAAGACCAGTTGCTGCCGGTGCATGTACCATCAGCAGACCAACGAAATTGTTTAGATACGGACGAGGATGAGCTGGTATTcc ATCATGAAACCAATTTGAAAACTTACTCTTCCGCACATAAACGAAAGAGAAGCTTAGGAACCTTGGAACTAAAATTTGGAGATTATATGTATCCTGTGCAAGGCTCAACATTGATAAGCGATCAGCTTTGGAatcaatttattgaaaaacattATGGGAAGTCATCACATTATTGGGCACCACTTTCCTCGCCAAAACCTGTCTTCAAAAAGATAGAAATTCCTCCGACTCCGATTCCTCGGAGCAAAGATTCGCGAAAATGCTGTTCGTCCCGACGCAAGTCTGAACATAAAATCCAATTAAAAAAAGGCGGACAAATTCGTAAGAGAAGCAAAGTGAAACGGAAGAAGGAAATGTTAATATTGCCATCGGCACGAAGACAAAaaggtgatactgatgtgtaTGATCAATCCGATGAGACAGATATTGAGTTTGAAACTAGCGGCAAAGGTAATAAACATATGTCTCTTTCGGAATTTTGTCACAAGCAAAATGGGAATAAAGTTcccaatataatatctttaacaTCTTCAGAGTCGGATGCCGAATAA